Proteins found in one Polymorphobacter fuscus genomic segment:
- a CDS encoding UvrD-helicase domain-containing protein, whose protein sequence is MTLLYASTFTDALGRLAAPEQKQAKLAAFDLQLDPRGNGLQMHRIEKAPGFWSVRVSGDLRIILYKEGETTLLAYVDHHDAAYWWAERKRVVAHERTGAMQFVEMPIVVDAAPVVPTISAALPIETKTKPAPASYPFSALTDDQMLDVGVPRDWLKLVRETKLDDVVQLYAKLPAEAAEALTDYATGGRLEDHIAVKAVDADPFTHPDAQRRFRTVDNIEELRAALDQPFEKWAVFLHPAQRALVERKWSGPARVAGSAGTGKTIVALHRAVHLAREDEGAHVLLTTFSKSLATALEGKLHILTEAEIAVRSRVTVRALDQAAYELFSRAFGQPNLATASQVQAAIKAALDADPESCMTAEFLFDEWDEVVDAWQVSSEAAYAEVPRIGRKTRLGLRQRTAAWAVFDFVRERLAQRKLTTWPEIYGQLSTAAIGKLPFTHIVVDEAQDLTVPQARFLAKAGEGRSEALFFAGDLGQRIFHLPFSWAKLGIDVRGRSHCLKVCYRTSHQIRVSADRLLPATIADMDGVEDGRRGTVSVFDGPVPSVSLFADQEAEIAGVAKFIETACTTGAMASEVAVLVRGNAQLKRARAAISMAGFDPRNAASPVIALMHDVKGLEFKSVAVMACDEDALPDPERLRAVGDDADLATAYDTERHLLYVACTRARDGLMVSAVRPGSEFLDDLRA, encoded by the coding sequence ATGACCTTGCTCTACGCCTCTACGTTCACCGACGCGCTTGGGCGTCTGGCGGCGCCCGAACAGAAGCAGGCCAAACTGGCAGCGTTCGATCTGCAGCTCGATCCTCGCGGCAATGGCCTTCAGATGCACCGGATAGAAAAGGCGCCTGGGTTTTGGTCGGTGCGCGTCAGCGGTGACCTGCGCATCATTCTCTACAAGGAGGGTGAGACGACACTGCTGGCGTACGTTGATCATCATGACGCCGCATATTGGTGGGCAGAACGAAAACGTGTCGTGGCCCATGAACGCACCGGCGCGATGCAGTTTGTCGAAATGCCGATCGTCGTCGATGCTGCGCCTGTTGTGCCGACCATTTCGGCTGCGCTGCCGATCGAGACGAAGACGAAGCCGGCACCTGCAAGCTACCCGTTCTCTGCTCTGACCGACGACCAGATGCTCGATGTCGGTGTGCCGCGGGACTGGCTGAAGCTAGTCAGGGAAACAAAGCTCGACGACGTGGTGCAGCTTTATGCAAAGCTACCCGCCGAAGCCGCGGAAGCCCTCACAGATTACGCCACCGGCGGGCGATTGGAGGACCATATTGCGGTGAAGGCTGTCGATGCCGATCCGTTCACCCACCCGGATGCCCAACGCCGATTTCGAACTGTCGACAACATCGAGGAACTGCGGGCCGCGCTCGATCAGCCATTCGAAAAATGGGCGGTTTTCCTACATCCGGCACAACGGGCGCTGGTGGAACGGAAATGGTCAGGCCCGGCGCGCGTGGCGGGTTCGGCAGGCACCGGCAAGACGATTGTGGCGTTGCACCGGGCTGTCCATCTGGCCCGAGAGGATGAAGGCGCGCACGTCCTGCTGACAACTTTCTCCAAGTCTCTGGCAACGGCCTTGGAAGGCAAGCTGCACATCCTGACCGAAGCGGAGATCGCGGTCAGATCCAGAGTTACAGTGCGAGCGCTCGATCAGGCAGCCTATGAGCTTTTCTCACGTGCCTTTGGTCAACCGAACCTAGCAACAGCGAGCCAAGTACAAGCAGCCATCAAGGCAGCGCTCGATGCTGATCCCGAAAGCTGTATGACGGCTGAATTCCTGTTCGACGAGTGGGACGAGGTGGTGGATGCCTGGCAGGTCAGTTCGGAAGCTGCCTATGCGGAGGTGCCCAGGATTGGACGCAAGACACGTCTCGGCTTGCGGCAACGGACTGCAGCTTGGGCGGTGTTCGATTTCGTGCGTGAACGTTTGGCGCAGCGCAAGTTGACAACCTGGCCGGAGATCTACGGGCAATTGAGCACCGCGGCGATCGGGAAGCTGCCGTTCACACATATCGTTGTCGATGAGGCGCAGGACCTGACTGTGCCGCAAGCACGCTTCCTGGCGAAGGCTGGAGAGGGCCGCAGCGAAGCGCTGTTCTTTGCCGGCGATCTCGGGCAGCGCATCTTTCATCTGCCGTTTTCCTGGGCGAAGCTCGGGATTGATGTCCGCGGGCGTAGCCACTGCCTCAAGGTTTGTTATCGCACTTCACACCAGATCCGCGTTTCCGCTGACCGCCTGCTGCCGGCGACTATTGCCGACATGGACGGTGTCGAAGACGGCCGCAGGGGTACTGTCTCGGTGTTCGATGGGCCGGTGCCGAGCGTGTCTCTGTTCGCGGACCAAGAAGCGGAAATTGCAGGCGTTGCAAAGTTCATCGAGACCGCCTGCACCACGGGCGCAATGGCATCGGAAGTCGCTGTCCTTGTTCGCGGAAATGCCCAGCTAAAAAGGGCACGAGCGGCGATCTCAATGGCTGGCTTCGACCCGCGCAACGCGGCTTCACCGGTCATCGCGTTGATGCACGATGTCAAGGGACTTGAATTCAAATCCGTAGCTGTAATGGCTTGCGACGAAGATGCCCTGCCTGATCCGGAACGCTTACGAGCCGTTGGTGACGACGCCGACCTTGCCACCGCATACGATACCGAACGACATCTGCTTTACGTGGCTTGCACCCGGGCACGCGATGGGTTGATGGTTAGCGCCGTCCGCCCGGGATCGGAATTTCTCGATGATCTTCGCGCGTGA
- a CDS encoding HD domain-containing protein — MLTDRFDDALAYASRIHREQIRKGSGIPYVSHLLGVASLALEAGADEDQAIAALLHDAVEDQGGPERLADIRARYGDRVADIVDHCTDSDTEPKPPWRARKEAYIASLAHKPPASLLVSLADKTHNIGAILADLASTGPSVWDRFTGEKDGTLWYYAALAESFQTHLPGHSADRLAAMVIQMHERA; from the coding sequence ATGCTGACCGACCGATTTGACGACGCCCTCGCCTACGCCAGCCGCATTCACCGAGAGCAAATTCGCAAGGGTTCAGGCATTCCCTATGTCTCGCACCTACTTGGTGTGGCGTCGCTCGCACTGGAAGCCGGTGCCGATGAGGACCAGGCTATCGCAGCGCTGCTCCACGACGCAGTGGAAGACCAGGGAGGGCCGGAACGGCTGGCCGACATCCGCGCGCGCTATGGCGATCGGGTTGCCGACATCGTAGATCATTGCACCGATTCCGACACGGAACCGAAACCGCCGTGGCGGGCGCGCAAGGAGGCCTATATTGCCAGCTTGGCACACAAGCCGCCGGCATCGCTGCTCGTCTCGTTGGCCGACAAGACGCACAATATCGGCGCGATCCTTGCCGATCTGGCCAGCACCGGGCCGAGTGTGTGGGACCGGTTCACCGGCGAGAAGGACGGCACGCTCTGGTATTATGCGGCTTTGGCCGAAAGCTTTCAGACGCACCTTCCGGGCCATTCCGCCGATCGCTTGGCGGCGATGGTGATCCAAATGCACGAGCGAGCCTGA
- a CDS encoding DUF488 family protein yields MKIFTIGFTKSTAQHFFDRLRRSKARLLADVRLNNVSQLAGFAKRDDLKWFSKELAAMDYRHLPQLAPTQEMLDRYKKEKGDWSAYEREFLGLMESRKIEKLDPAMLDGACLLCSEDKPHNCHRRLVAEYLRGHWGNVDIVHL; encoded by the coding sequence ATGAAGATTTTCACCATCGGTTTCACCAAATCGACCGCCCAGCATTTCTTCGACCGGCTGCGCCGCAGCAAGGCGCGGCTGCTGGCGGACGTACGCTTGAACAACGTCTCGCAACTCGCTGGCTTTGCAAAACGCGACGATCTGAAATGGTTTTCCAAGGAATTGGCGGCGATGGATTATCGCCATTTGCCGCAGCTGGCACCGACGCAGGAAATGCTCGACCGCTATAAGAAGGAAAAGGGCGATTGGAGCGCCTATGAGCGGGAGTTTCTCGGCCTGATGGAGTCGCGCAAGATCGAGAAGCTCGATCCGGCAATGCTCGATGGCGCATGCCTGCTGTGCAGCGAGGACAAGCCGCACAACTGCCATCGCCGGCTGGTCGCGGAGTATCTGCGGGGACATTGGGGCAATGTCGACATCGTGCATTTATAG
- a CDS encoding DUF488 family protein, producing MTDVFTVGHSTHSEEVFLHLLQSAGVTAIGDVRSSPYSRFNPQFNREPLKEALKRAGISYAFLGKELGARSDDPRHYVDGQVSYERLAESALFKTGIERVLKGAAGHRIALMCAEKDPVTCHRTILVSRSLVDAGVGVKHIGPDGAIEDHATAMSRLMKELRIDEHDLFASPAELTDRAYKMQADKIAYERPDEVSAAE from the coding sequence ATGACGGACGTTTTCACAGTCGGGCATTCGACCCACTCGGAAGAAGTGTTCCTTCACCTGCTGCAATCCGCGGGTGTGACTGCCATCGGAGATGTGCGGTCATCGCCCTACAGCCGCTTCAACCCGCAGTTCAATCGCGAGCCGTTGAAGGAAGCGCTGAAGCGCGCCGGCATTTCCTATGCGTTTCTCGGGAAGGAGCTCGGCGCTCGGTCGGACGATCCACGGCATTACGTCGACGGCCAAGTCAGCTACGAGCGGCTAGCCGAAAGTGCGTTGTTCAAGACCGGTATCGAACGCGTGTTGAAGGGGGCGGCGGGCCATCGCATCGCGCTGATGTGTGCCGAAAAGGACCCGGTGACGTGCCATCGCACCATCCTGGTTTCGCGTTCTCTGGTCGATGCTGGCGTAGGGGTGAAGCACATCGGCCCCGATGGCGCGATCGAAGACCATGCTACGGCCATGTCCCGGTTGATGAAAGAATTGCGCATCGACGAGCATGACCTGTTCGCATCGCCCGCCGAGCTGACGGACCGCGCCTATAAGATGCAAGCGGACAAGATCGCCTACGAGCGACCAGACGAGGTGTCAGCAGCCGAATGA
- a CDS encoding dual OB domain-containing protein: protein MTNIRMVCLAASARPGGFCYAGKDIDTEQWVRPLTSEAHHAITAYDRVVGPGDPAKVGDVLSVPVGRSFPIGCQTENRLKTGRWARLGTVSFIEARQCLDAPATLWENRLSTRNGLFDEMSEAVANGFDHSLLLIEVQDCTLVGSDEGWGGVAKPRTRASFTYNGVGYCLRATDPAFNLRVGERREIGHGLLCCSVAEAWAPEGQAERFVYKLVAGIITPERLG, encoded by the coding sequence ATGACCAACATACGAATGGTCTGCCTCGCGGCGTCGGCTCGCCCTGGCGGGTTCTGCTACGCGGGCAAGGATATCGATACAGAGCAATGGGTACGCCCGCTGACCAGCGAGGCCCATCACGCGATCACGGCGTATGATCGTGTTGTTGGGCCCGGCGATCCGGCAAAGGTTGGAGATGTCCTGAGCGTGCCGGTTGGGCGGTCCTTCCCGATCGGGTGTCAGACCGAGAACCGACTTAAGACCGGGCGTTGGGCGAGATTGGGGACAGTATCGTTTATTGAGGCCCGCCAATGTCTGGACGCGCCGGCGACGCTTTGGGAAAATAGGCTATCGACTAGAAATGGCCTTTTCGACGAGATGTCTGAAGCGGTAGCCAACGGGTTTGACCATTCACTTCTGCTGATCGAAGTGCAGGATTGCACGCTGGTAGGTAGCGATGAGGGGTGGGGCGGCGTTGCAAAGCCAAGGACCCGCGCCAGCTTTACCTACAACGGGGTTGGCTATTGTCTGCGTGCAACAGACCCCGCCTTCAACCTGCGTGTCGGTGAACGACGGGAAATCGGGCATGGACTTCTTTGTTGTTCCGTTGCCGAAGCATGGGCGCCGGAGGGACAAGCGGAGCGGTTCGTGTATAAGCTGGTGGCAGGCATCATCACGCCGGAGCGCCTTGGATGA
- a CDS encoding site-specific DNA-methyltransferase: MAKPPLRVDTLTHGEATRKNAPTAELEPFVDAATKRPIQVAYERRNPDLDPQLVWRGKDVADWSDLVVNAPPLYIQEKIHPKAIIEDLKRASTRAAAPADAPDLFADFNGIAAEAKTEFYAHDQHWSNRMILGDGLQVMASLAEREGLKGQVQCIYIDPPYGIKFNSNFQWSTTSRDVKDGKADHLTREPEQVKAFRDTWRDGIHSYLTYLRDRLTVARDLLTESGSIFVQIGDENVHRVRALMDEVFGDENFVSLITFIKTSGQTDNLLASVSDYVIWFSKNAASIKYRQLVYVRSVAEAMEGAYTKVRLADGSRRNLSKTERDDPLGLPAGSVPYRHQILTSQSPGTRYPVEFEGTIIQPTTGYWKTQQSSMPVLIKAGRVEATGKTLSYVRYADDYPVIPIANFWQDTGWSLGADKTYVVQTGTKIIERCIQMTTDPGDLVLDPTCGSGTTAYVAEQWGRRWITIDTSRVALALARSRIMGARYPWYLLADSREGQMKEAEITRSVPRDTATHGRVRQGFVYKRVPHITLKSIANNAEINTIWDKWQPMFDSMHADIQGEWASPLPIWMIETDKFQAEYADSMVKLNVAAVRSLLEQVPIEDRGFEYENRIKLKNLMRYWNMARISRQKEIDASIAAKAETEYLYDQPYDDKGRVRVAGPFTVESLSPHRVPAVDIDDSLFDQMEAAEGRAPAGATRESLDFTETILSALKKAGVQQPHKEDRIKFDALKGWPGDHICAEGQFTDNAGAQKRAAILIGPEYGTVSRPALTAAAREAAEAGFELMVAVAFNFDAHAGEFEKMGALTVLKARINPDLHMPELADTGAGNLFTVFGEPDIKVHDEGDGMVSIEVAGIDMYKAGAIESTSADEIAVWFIDTDYNYESFFVRHAYFPGANDPYKALKTTLKAEIDEDAWASLKRTRSRPFPRPDSGRVAVKVINHLGDEVMKVLGV, translated from the coding sequence ATGGCCAAGCCCCCTCTCCGCGTCGACACGCTCACCCATGGCGAGGCAACCCGCAAGAACGCCCCCACGGCGGAGCTGGAGCCGTTTGTCGATGCTGCAACCAAGCGGCCAATTCAGGTTGCCTATGAACGGCGCAATCCCGATCTTGATCCGCAACTGGTGTGGCGGGGGAAGGATGTCGCCGATTGGTCCGATCTCGTCGTCAATGCGCCGCCGCTGTATATTCAGGAAAAGATCCACCCCAAGGCGATCATCGAGGATCTGAAGCGCGCATCCACCCGCGCCGCGGCGCCGGCGGATGCGCCCGATCTGTTTGCCGATTTCAACGGCATCGCGGCGGAGGCGAAGACCGAATTCTACGCCCATGACCAGCATTGGTCGAACCGAATGATTTTGGGCGATGGCCTGCAGGTGATGGCGAGCCTGGCGGAGCGCGAAGGGCTGAAGGGCCAGGTCCAGTGCATCTATATCGATCCGCCCTATGGCATCAAGTTCAACAGCAATTTCCAATGGTCGACGACCAGCCGCGACGTGAAGGACGGCAAGGCCGATCACCTCACCCGCGAGCCCGAGCAGGTGAAGGCATTCCGTGACACCTGGCGCGATGGCATCCACAGTTATCTGACTTATTTGCGTGACCGGCTGACGGTGGCACGTGACCTGCTGACCGAAAGCGGTTCGATCTTCGTCCAGATCGGCGATGAGAATGTGCACCGAGTACGAGCATTGATGGATGAAGTCTTCGGTGACGAGAACTTCGTTTCGCTGATCACGTTCATCAAGACGAGTGGCCAAACAGACAACCTACTCGCTTCAGTATCGGATTATGTAATTTGGTTTTCCAAGAATGCCGCATCAATCAAGTATCGGCAGCTCGTTTATGTCCGATCAGTCGCCGAAGCTATGGAAGGCGCCTACACCAAGGTTAGGCTGGCGGACGGCAGCCGGCGAAATCTCAGCAAAACAGAACGTGATGATCCGCTAGGTTTGCCTGCTGGAAGCGTGCCTTATCGACACCAGATTTTGACCAGCCAGAGCCCGGGCACGCGCTACCCTGTTGAATTCGAAGGTACGATCATACAACCGACGACCGGATACTGGAAAACCCAACAATCATCCATGCCGGTGCTCATCAAAGCAGGTCGAGTCGAAGCCACCGGAAAGACGCTTAGTTACGTTCGCTATGCTGATGACTACCCGGTCATACCCATCGCAAATTTCTGGCAAGACACAGGATGGTCGCTTGGCGCTGACAAGACTTATGTCGTTCAAACCGGAACAAAGATTATCGAGCGCTGCATCCAGATGACCACCGATCCCGGCGACCTCGTCCTTGACCCGACCTGCGGTTCCGGCACCACCGCCTATGTCGCCGAGCAATGGGGCCGGCGCTGGATCACGATCGATACCAGCCGGGTGGCGCTGGCACTGGCCCGGTCACGGATCATGGGCGCGCGTTACCCATGGTATCTGCTTGCCGACAGCCGCGAAGGCCAGATGAAGGAGGCCGAGATCACACGGTCGGTGCCGCGCGACACGGCCACCCATGGCCGCGTCCGCCAGGGCTTTGTCTATAAACGCGTGCCGCACATCACGCTGAAATCCATCGCCAACAATGCCGAGATCAATACGATCTGGGACAAGTGGCAGCCAATGTTCGATTCTATGCACGCGGACATTCAGGGAGAATGGGCCAGCCCTCTGCCGATCTGGATGATCGAAACTGACAAATTCCAAGCCGAATATGCCGACAGCATGGTGAAGCTGAATGTCGCTGCCGTTCGAAGCTTGCTCGAGCAAGTCCCAATCGAGGACCGGGGCTTCGAGTATGAGAACCGGATCAAGCTCAAAAACCTGATGCGGTATTGGAACATGGCACGCATCAGTCGCCAGAAGGAAATTGACGCATCCATCGCCGCGAAGGCTGAAACCGAATATCTCTATGACCAACCCTATGACGACAAGGGCCGCGTCCGCGTTGCGGGTCCCTTCACGGTCGAGAGCCTGTCCCCCCACCGCGTCCCCGCTGTCGATATCGATGACAGCCTGTTCGACCAGATGGAGGCCGCCGAAGGCCGCGCCCCGGCCGGTGCCACACGCGAAAGCCTGGACTTCACCGAAACCATCCTGTCGGCGCTGAAGAAGGCCGGGGTGCAACAGCCGCACAAGGAAGACCGCATCAAGTTCGACGCACTGAAGGGCTGGCCCGGCGACCATATCTGCGCCGAAGGGCAGTTCACCGACAATGCCGGCGCACAAAAGCGCGCAGCCATCCTGATCGGCCCCGAATATGGCACCGTCTCCCGCCCTGCCCTTACTGCCGCGGCGCGCGAGGCTGCCGAGGCGGGTTTCGAGCTGATGGTCGCCGTTGCCTTCAACTTCGACGCCCATGCCGGGGAGTTTGAAAAGATGGGCGCGCTGACCGTGCTCAAGGCGCGCATCAACCCCGATCTCCACATGCCCGAACTCGCCGACACCGGTGCCGGCAACCTGTTCACCGTGTTCGGCGAACCCGACATCAAGGTGCATGACGAAGGTGATGGCATGGTCAGCATCGAAGTCGCCGGCATCGACATGTACAAGGCCGGCGCCATCGAAAGCACCAGCGCCGACGAAATCGCCGTCTGGTTCATCGACACCGACTACAACTACGAAAGCTTCTTCGTTCGCCACGCCTATTTCCCCGGCGCCAACGACCCCTACAAGGCGCTGAAGACGACGTTGAAAGCCGAGATCGACGAAGACGCCTGGGCCAGCCTGAAACGCACCCGCAGCCGCCCCTTCCCACGCCCGGACTCTGGCCGGGTGGCCGTGAAGGTCATCAACCACCTGGGGGATGAAGTGATGAAGGTTTTGGGGGTTTGA
- a CDS encoding PGN_0703 family putative restriction endonuclease, with the protein MSAFQQTEQAHQLEYLKRPCFEGLTGFHDRAFQFLPDYAHWNLAEPIREKARDLFNHPEPEHEIHWHTYASHGCSSQACCVNFLLPMADKPDMLSLWVDHVLGLQGAKVVPIETRSGTDWSLAFEWFPPTDYLNEANKKGIRPRGSNSTSVDAALQFDYNGEHHLLLIEWKYIEKYGSTRTAKDIAGDPTRDKRYSNIWKRPHGPIRSDTSLKLQDFYLNPWYQLLRQQMLAYHAENDPFSGFDRATVLHISPGGNDALKRVNGAAFQDCEGSNLFEAFRNLLDPQLSDRFRSITTEAAFAPLAGWPEADWLPWLRDRYPNLFAMQAMEHNR; encoded by the coding sequence ATGTCTGCGTTCCAACAAACTGAACAGGCCCACCAGCTTGAGTATCTGAAGCGCCCATGCTTCGAGGGGCTTACAGGCTTTCACGACCGGGCCTTTCAGTTCCTGCCTGATTATGCTCATTGGAATCTCGCTGAACCAATCCGCGAAAAAGCCCGAGATTTATTCAATCATCCCGAACCGGAACACGAAATCCACTGGCACACTTATGCCAGTCACGGTTGTTCGTCCCAGGCCTGCTGCGTCAACTTCTTGCTGCCGATGGCTGACAAGCCGGACATGCTGTCACTTTGGGTTGATCACGTCCTGGGGCTGCAGGGCGCGAAAGTGGTGCCTATCGAAACTCGTTCGGGCACCGATTGGAGCCTGGCATTCGAATGGTTTCCACCGACCGACTATCTGAACGAGGCAAACAAGAAGGGCATCAGGCCCCGCGGTTCCAACTCAACCTCGGTCGATGCAGCCTTGCAATTCGACTACAACGGCGAACACCACCTGCTGCTGATCGAGTGGAAGTACATCGAAAAGTATGGCTCGACGCGCACTGCCAAAGACATCGCCGGCGATCCGACACGGGACAAGCGCTATTCGAACATCTGGAAACGGCCACACGGCCCGATCCGGAGCGACACCTCACTGAAGCTGCAGGATTTCTACCTCAACCCGTGGTATCAACTCCTTCGGCAGCAAATGCTCGCCTATCATGCCGAGAATGACCCGTTCAGTGGTTTCGATCGTGCGACAGTGCTGCACATTTCTCCGGGCGGTAATGATGCCCTCAAGCGGGTGAATGGAGCAGCGTTTCAGGACTGCGAAGGCAGCAACCTGTTCGAAGCATTTCGCAATCTGCTCGACCCTCAACTGTCAGATCGCTTCCGCTCCATCACCACAGAAGCTGCCTTTGCACCTCTCGCCGGTTGGCCAGAGGCCGATTGGCTGCCGTGGTTGCGTGATCGTTATCCCAACCTTTTCGCCATGCAGGCAATGGAGCACAACCGATGA
- a CDS encoding GmrSD restriction endonuclease domain-containing protein, protein MSFDTTKTSLKDLLSYIEAGKIQLPDFQRDYVWNEDDVRSLLASIAKGFPVGALLTLDRGGSVEFKPRGIEGTSVEGVEPETLLLDGQQRMTSLFKTVLSKQPARVRTPKASLVDRFFYIDIEMALDVHANFEDAIQTVPADRIAKTSFGKVGDLDLSTVEQEYQRLMFPLNQALEPTTWIFGCVGYWNTAGHDRMADLLQFQDAVLKRIQNYQMPVIRLSKDNSREAVCTVFEKVNVGGKKLDAFELVTAIYAASGFDLREDWAGTKGVHGRLGRLRAKQPPKGVFSDLASTDFLQACTILHTREKRLAAEADGKTGKELPPINCSREALLALPKDAYVRHAPFIEAGFSEAARFLNEQKILWGRDLPYPTQLVAMAAFFALLPKASRNAATSGKLERWYWSGVLGEFYGSATETKIARDVPDLLAWMNGGPIPRTMADTFFQVDRLDTLRMRLSAAYKGFHALLMRSGCRDFLTGKGVEVMTVYSDALDIHHIFPRKWCEANGIKPGIYNSIINKTALSADTNRIIGGDAPSIYLAKIEAKLAKSDSAAAPGAMLDDILRSHLIDPELLRADDFAGFYAARKSALASLAGGAQGKDVIQEALAEGAVADEDVTMDEEESMDDAA, encoded by the coding sequence ATGAGCTTCGATACCACGAAAACGAGCCTCAAGGATCTGCTCAGCTACATCGAAGCGGGTAAGATCCAACTCCCTGATTTTCAGCGCGATTATGTCTGGAACGAGGATGACGTACGAAGCCTTCTGGCCAGCATCGCCAAGGGTTTCCCTGTTGGTGCACTGCTCACCCTTGATCGCGGCGGAAGCGTCGAATTCAAGCCTCGCGGAATTGAAGGAACCAGCGTCGAGGGCGTTGAACCCGAAACCTTGCTGCTCGATGGGCAGCAACGAATGACGTCACTATTCAAGACAGTGCTGTCAAAGCAGCCGGCCCGAGTGCGCACGCCGAAGGCCTCCCTCGTCGATCGCTTCTTTTACATCGACATCGAGATGGCGCTCGATGTGCATGCAAACTTTGAGGACGCGATCCAGACGGTGCCAGCGGACCGCATTGCCAAGACGAGTTTCGGCAAGGTCGGCGACCTCGATTTGTCGACTGTCGAGCAAGAATATCAGCGGCTGATGTTCCCGCTCAACCAGGCCTTGGAGCCAACAACTTGGATCTTTGGGTGTGTAGGGTACTGGAACACCGCCGGGCATGACCGCATGGCAGATTTGCTCCAGTTTCAGGATGCTGTGCTGAAGCGCATCCAGAATTATCAAATGCCCGTGATCAGGCTTTCGAAGGATAATAGCCGCGAAGCCGTCTGCACTGTGTTTGAAAAGGTCAACGTCGGAGGAAAGAAACTCGACGCCTTCGAGCTCGTGACGGCAATCTACGCGGCCTCAGGTTTCGATCTCCGGGAGGATTGGGCTGGCACCAAAGGTGTTCACGGGCGCCTTGGCAGATTGCGCGCCAAGCAGCCTCCCAAGGGGGTATTCTCCGACCTCGCCAGCACTGACTTTCTCCAGGCCTGCACCATCTTGCACACCCGCGAGAAGCGGCTCGCGGCCGAGGCCGATGGCAAGACAGGCAAGGAGCTGCCCCCGATCAACTGCTCCCGCGAGGCGCTGCTCGCCTTGCCGAAAGACGCCTATGTCCGGCATGCCCCATTCATCGAGGCCGGTTTTTCGGAAGCTGCCCGGTTCCTGAACGAGCAGAAGATACTATGGGGCCGAGATCTGCCCTACCCCACACAGCTCGTGGCAATGGCTGCATTCTTTGCACTGCTACCCAAGGCATCTCGGAACGCGGCAACATCCGGCAAACTGGAACGCTGGTACTGGTCAGGCGTGCTGGGGGAGTTTTACGGGTCGGCAACGGAAACCAAGATCGCGCGCGATGTTCCCGATCTGCTCGCATGGATGAACGGCGGTCCGATACCCCGCACCATGGCCGACACCTTCTTCCAGGTTGACCGTCTCGATACACTGCGGATGCGACTTTCAGCAGCCTACAAAGGCTTCCACGCGCTCCTGATGCGATCGGGCTGCCGTGACTTCCTCACTGGAAAGGGCGTTGAGGTGATGACGGTCTACTCCGACGCACTCGACATTCACCATATCTTCCCCCGCAAATGGTGCGAAGCGAACGGGATCAAACCCGGCATCTATAATAGCATCATCAACAAGACCGCCCTGTCCGCCGATACCAACCGGATCATCGGCGGCGACGCGCCCAGCATCTATCTCGCCAAGATTGAAGCCAAGCTCGCCAAATCCGATAGTGCCGCAGCGCCGGGCGCCATGCTCGACGATATCCTGCGCTCACATCTGATCGACCCTGAACTGCTGCGAGCCGATGACTTCGCCGGCTTTTACGCGGCCCGGAAATCCGCCTTGGCAAGCCTTGCTGGCGGTGCCCAGGGCAAGGACGTCATTCAGGAGGCACTTGCCGAAGGTGCCGTCGCCGATGAAGACGTGACGATGGACGAGGAAGAGTCGATGGACGATGCCGCGTGA